The nucleotide sequence GGGTTCCGGGGGCTGCTGCTCGGCTCGGTCAGCGAGGCGCTGCTCCACCACGCGCCCTGCCCGGTCGCCGTCGCGCCCGCGCGGACCACGCCACGACGGGAACGGAGGACGGAGTGATGACGAAGACCGGGGAAGCACTGACGCGCCGGGCGGTGGAAGCCGCCGCGTGGGCGCCGTCGGTGCACAACACGCAGCCGTGGTCGTTCGGCCTCGGCCGGGACCGCATCGTCGTGCGGGCCGACGCCGGACGGAGACTGGACGTGGCCGACCCCGACGGCCGGGAAATGCTCATCAGTTGCGGCGCCGCGCTGTTCACGCTCGAAACCGCGTTGCGCGCGCACGGGCTCGTCCCGGACGTGCGGTCGCTGCCGGATCCGGACCGGCCGAACCTGGTGGCGGACGTCCGCGTCCGCCCGGGGGCGCCCGGGGACGAGGCCGCCGCGCGGTTGCTGCGGGAAGTTCCCCGGCGGCGCACGCACCGGGGCGTGTTCCGGGAGGTTCCGGTCGAGCCGGGCGTGCTCGCGGCCCTGCGCCTGGAGGCCGAGCGGGAGGGCGCGCACCTGCGGCAGGCGGTCGACGTCCACACCGTGGGGGCGCTGGCGGCGCTCACCCAGCTCGCCGAGCACCTGCGGCGGCTCGATCCCGCCCATGCCGCCGAGGCCGCCCGGTGGGCGCCCACCCCGCGCAGCACGCGGACGGACGGCGTCCCGCACACCGCCTATCCGCGCGAGACCCCGCGCAGCACCCCGGACTTCGCCGCCCGCGACTTCGCGCGGGGCAACGGCTGGGGCGTGCCCGCCGAGACGGACGAGACCGACCTCTCGCCGGGACTCGTGTTCACGCTGAGCACGGACGGCGACACCCGGGCGGACTGGCTCAACGCCGGACGGGCGCTGCAACGCGTCCTGCTGCGCGCCGCCGCCGACGCGG is from Actinomadura rubteroloni and encodes:
- a CDS encoding Acg family FMN-binding oxidoreductase, with the protein product MTKTGEALTRRAVEAAAWAPSVHNTQPWSFGLGRDRIVVRADAGRRLDVADPDGREMLISCGAALFTLETALRAHGLVPDVRSLPDPDRPNLVADVRVRPGAPGDEAAARLLREVPRRRTHRGVFREVPVEPGVLAALRLEAEREGAHLRQAVDVHTVGALAALTQLAEHLRRLDPAHAAEAARWAPTPRSTRTDGVPHTAYPRETPRSTPDFAARDFARGNGWGVPAETDETDLSPGLVFTLSTDGDTRADWLNAGRALQRVLLRAAADADLSAAFHTQALEIPELRAFVRTRFCNGDAPQMILRLGVPAGPELASVRRPLDAVVFDEP